Sequence from the Cucumis sativus cultivar 9930 chromosome 1, Cucumber_9930_V3, whole genome shotgun sequence genome:
TCTTTTCTTCAAGGCTTTAAGCCACCTTTGTGTTGGATTGGTAAGGGATTTTATAGTTCACTAGAGCTGTCACTGCTTCATCCCGATTAAAGGCACCATAACTTGAAATCCACAGATTAGACAGAGTTCAATAGTCTTTCACAAGTTTGTTCAGCagtcatttcatttttattttttcaagtttttaaagtcttgttaatatatatatttttttagttttcaaatatgacaaacaaattaaatttttttaataacaaaccatacaaaaaaattggtgattacaatttaattttagaaaactaaGACCCAATAGCAATCatttctaaactattttttattgtctGAATCCCACAgccttttgaagaaaataaacatgtGAATGGCAGCAAAAAGCTACTGAAAATTTCCTTTGGGGAAAATTGCAAATGTCATCTTGGATTGTAGAGAACTCATGTTTAgtgttttattttggaaatagctcattttaaaaactctcaaatttactttaaaacAGTTTTTATCAAAAGTGTTTAGCTgcaaatgtcatttttttttgtaaaacatttatttgtttaatcaGACCAAACATATTCTTGAAGTAATGTCTATGGAAATTGAAGCAAATGATGAGGGTAAAGTAGAAACAGAATATGAAAGAATGCTAAGATGACAATTGAAACGGTCAAAACAAATCTACAAATTTACTCTAAAGAATTGAAGTTGTTAGCAATGAAACAGTCAGAAATTTTGTCTGATATCCAAAGTTTGTGTATCTTGTCAGTCAGTCAGTCCAACAGCTGATGAGCAAgaaaaccaaatgaaaaacCAAACTTTTTAGAAGTCTCCAAAACATCTTTTCTTCTACCAactctttcttttatctcaaCCTCATTTTCTTACACACATCTGTAATAATCACCACAAGGgaaggacaaaaaaaaaaaaaggaaaaagagaaaaaaaaaaaacaaccatgCTCACACTGCCagatgaagtaaaaaaaaaattatatcaagtTATCAACATATACTATGTTACGGGATAGATTACTAAACGGTTATTGTAGGTTTTATTGGCCTTTTTCCTTCCATGGCGTCTTTCTTTTTTCGACAAGTTGCACAGAGGAATGGACCTTCCCATGGCTTCGATGACGGTGAAAAGAAAGGTCCTGAGTTCATTGACAAATTTTCGTTTGGGGGTTGATCAGCTTGACAGACTGCACATTTGAAGATCCCTGAGTTTGGATCTGAGGGAAAATCTTTGCCTAGCCTGCATTTCCATTGAGAAAGGGAGAACGTTCAAGAACAAGTGATAGTCAACATTGTTGAGTCACTTTCAGATGTAAGTTACAATATTACTGCAGAATAGGGGCAGCTTTTCCATTACAATAATAAGTTCGGCagatttagaaagaaaaatcaataatgaaaaagaaaatcaaatgtgTCTGGTTAATTATAGTATGACATATCAACAATGAAGAACATGTGAAAAGTTGTGAAGAATAAACAGTCTTGGTCAAATTCCACGTgggataataaaataaacttcttTTGTGAGTTGGTTAATTCAAGTATGATGTATAACAAACAACGAGAATGATCCTAGTAAAACATCTTTCAGACACCATCCGAtgcttgaagaacaaaaagtaAACATTAATTCAAAGACTAGCCAAAAGAAAAGGCATCAATCATACCTTTCAGCAAGCATAGCAGAACCTTCTTCAAACAATTCCTCTACAACACCAACAGCTGAAAGTTTGTTAGCAGATTTACCCAAAGAGTTTGGATATTTCTTCCCAAAGAATGAGGTAAGCACATTTTGCTTCTTCCTTGGAGTTGATGGTATTAAAAAAGGTTGCTCAGATGGGATAATATCAACAACTAAGCAAGTTGTATCATCCTTCAACCCCCTTGACCGTAAAGCTTCCTACAATGTGTTGTGCACAGATCAAAATTGACAGgattgaaaagaaatgcaCTTCCAACACTAAACACAGTTTGAGGCTCCTTTTTATTGTAGATGCATCACATAAGCCTCaactcaaaaacaaaagaacaaaaacttaattattaccACTAATAGGATGACTTATGCTTTTAAGCTTTAAAATCATTGTTTTCCTAAGTCTTATTGGTAAACATAGCAACGAGCTATAAACTACCAACTTATGGTGCAGTATATTAAATCTTTGAGAATTATGACAAATTGGTATTTGATTTTATAGTCATTTCACAAGGAGTAAAGACAATAAGGCTTGGTACATTCTCTTGGAGGTGTGAACACTTCATAATAGATATCTAATCCCATTATGACATAAAGACGGAAGAACAAGTAAAAAGGCCATAACTTTTTTGGCCTAACACAAGAAGTAAGCCTCAAAAGCCTCTGCAGGTAAAATGAATTGTTGAAAACTAGAACCTACCTTCACAACCAGCTTGGCAGCAAGCTCTGCAGGTAATCCCCGGCAAGACTTTGCAGCCATTTCAGACGATAATGCATCCCAAATACCATCAGAAGCAATAATTAGCCTTCCACCAGCATTAGAAAGCTGTATAACCACAGAAGAAAATGATAGCAGAATAGTCAAGGTACATTCTAACTAAGTAATTAAACAATTACTGATAGATTTAGAAGTCACCTTCACTTGCTTAACATGTGGTATTGGGACAATATATTCTCCTACATCTGTATCACCAATGGACCTAGAAAGACATAAGCCACCAGGCCAGCAGCGAAGAGGACCAACCTAAGAACAGTAGTCACGGATAtaatgattataatttataatagttAAATGTAAGACTAGAAAAAGAGGTGATGTATAAAATTATACCTCATTCCCGCCAAAAACATTGAGCCTCCCAACCTCACCACCACTTGCAGTTACACGTTCCCTCTCTTCCTCATTTTCCTCCAGCCGATGATCAACTGTCAATAGAGAAACCACACCTCCTTGGGTGTCTAATATGCACCGTGAATCTCCCACAGAAGCAACAGTAACAGTCCACCCATCAATCACAACAAATGTAACAGTAGTCCCAGAAGTTTCCCCTACAATTAAGATTAAATGGAACATAAGGACACAGCAGACAAGGGCATTGTTTATTCTGGAAGAACTACAAGAAGGAAATCGATAATAGCAAACATGTCACAGTACCTTTCTGCTGAAACTCTATGTCAGTTTTAACAAAACCAGCAACTAGTGCTCGGGGAAGAGCCTGAAGCCATTTTTCTCTATTGGCCCCTTGAGGAATTGCACTTAGGACATTTTCCAATAAATGTTCCTTTGCAAAAATAGCGGCTGAAATGCCATTATGTCCATCAAAAATCTGCAAATAGAAGGTTTGATCAATCTCAATGACAAGACATGATCTTTAAAACATCAGCAATCCCGTTTGAGATGGAAATTTATCCCTTTTAAGACTCATAAATCACAATCACCCATTTCCTCACCAGTAATCGCAAAATCCATGTAGCAAGAGAAGCAACTAAACTATCTGATAACTAAGAACAGAATAATGTTTTGAAAGGAAAT
This genomic interval carries:
- the LOC101219622 gene encoding probable protein phosphatase 2C 5, giving the protein MSQTEVSRIKTPLVPLATLIGRELRNEKVEKPFVKYGQAALAKKGEDYFLIKPDCQRIPGNPSTAFSVFAIFDGHNGISAAIFAKEHLLENVLSAIPQGANREKWLQALPRALVAGFVKTDIEFQQKGETSGTTVTFVVIDGWTVTVASVGDSRCILDTQGGVVSLLTVDHRLEENEEERERVTASGGEVGRLNVFGGNEVGPLRCWPGGLCLSRSIGDTDVGEYIVPIPHVKQVKLSNAGGRLIIASDGIWDALSSEMAAKSCRGLPAELAAKLVVKEALRSRGLKDDTTCLVVDIIPSEQPFLIPSTPRKKQNVLTSFFGKKYPNSLGKSANKLSAVGVVEELFEEGSAMLAERLGKDFPSDPNSGIFKCAVCQADQPPNENLSMNSGPFFSPSSKPWEGPFLCATCRKKKDAMEGKRPIKPTITV